Genomic window (Acropora muricata isolate sample 2 chromosome 11, ASM3666990v1, whole genome shotgun sequence):
TTCATGTTGGAGCTGATAGAAAACTAATTTCTGGGGCAGTTTCCTAAAAAGTCCAGGAGACGTTTTGCGTTTTAAAAGGCATGTGTAAAACTATAAGGATCTCGTTGTTCTCAAAACATGCATGattttgttgtcgttgttttttaaataactttttcaagatagCATGTagaaaaatgacttaaaatttCAGACTGGATCAAAATCTCTGCACTTTCAAGAACAAGGGGCCCGCtaaaagttttgggacttttgaCATGGCAGTCCTAGACCCTTTAAGTGCATCCTCTGTCTTTTGATGAGCACTTGATTAAGGTAACTGTACATTTTGAGCCACATCAAATTGGCATAAGAGCATTGCTCTCTTCTAATTGAATAACTTATAAAAGGACCTTTAAATTTAGTGTTTTGAATCTGTTGGCATTCCTTCTTGAAGTATACTGGACAATAAGGTTTTGTCTTGCAAGGCATAATCCACCTCTTTCTCATCTATTTTTAGCGTCACCTTCATCATTCTTGTGGCCTTCGCTTGTTTTATGCCGAGAAGCCCTCTTGTTTCCAGAATGTTACAAAGACCAAGAAAATCTTCCTGGCCAAGCTGTGAAACTTTCCTTTTGCTGCAAATTTTGCAGTATGTGtcatgaaactgaaaaaaaagataagaGGAAGTTAGATGTGTGCAAAAAGGCTCAAGCTTAAGTGGTCAATAGTTAAGCTCTAACATAGAGCAATCCACAGTTGTTTGCCATTGAGCTAAGATGTGACTGGATGAGTAATTTATCTGGTAACAGAAACCAAATGGATGTAAAAGGTGTGACAAGCGGAAGTATGCtaccaatagaccattttatggttgcttgcttagttgcctggcctttgaatgaaagtgaggctggagctGAGCTTGTTTTGATAGGAACCTCTCTGCCTTTtgcatgttaatgatgctgctCTCATGCTAATTAATagcaatttacataagaaaagcaatCCAAAAAGCTTATAAGTTTCTGACAAGGTAAAAATAACTATCATTGTTGGCTTCTCTGTGCACTGTAATTGAGTTTTCAACTCCCTTATACACCAGAAGGACACTTtgcctttctttcattttctttctcctttgtcTTTCTATtaaataacttaatttttaatttttttgtgtacCATTAGCTGAatactttttcaagaaaaatcaaagGTTAAAGAAACACTGGGATGTTATTTACTTATAGTTATCTCAAATGGTCCAGGGCGCAGTTGTTCAAAGACCTATTAAGCTAAACCTAGGTtagcataaattttaattgctatttatttacagCTAAAAGAGGGTTTGTCataaaattgtggcccaataatgTTAGAATTTACaagtttcttttccttaaaccttaatcttgtgaagaatcctcctttaacggtaaataaataacaattgaaatttTTCGCTAATTCAGGATTTatagcttaattgggctttgaacaactgggcccggGAATACCAATCCTACCTTTCCCAAAACTACTTCTTTGGTGCTGCGTTCTTTTGTCATTAACAAAAATGTACAAATGAGTAGTTTTTGCTGCAAAGGTATTGTTGGCTGTTCAACTCCTGGCCCAGCTACAAGACGAGATCCATAGACTTCTGCTACCACACTAGCAATTTGAGAAATTCCGACCCTTTTTGGCTTTGGGGGTGTTTCTTGCCTCTTGCAAGGAGATCCGTCTGATGACAGGATACAAAATGTCATTCAAAATAAAGTGTGTGCGCACATTGCATAATGCATGTTGCATAGAGAATGATGCATTACTATGTGAAAGAATTACTATGCCACTTTTTTCAACAGTTAATGCACCTTTGTACAGTTACTGTGATGGGCCGGCCTTCGTGTTTTTCATGTGTTGTATGTTATTTTGAGATAAGTGGATTAAGGCCTTGCATTGAACAGGTAAATGATATCCACAATCTCAAAATAATGTCAGGGATACAAAGAACTTAACATTAGATGGCTTTGCAACATTCATCTTTTGAATCTGAAACTTACTGAGGGTTATTAAAGATCAATCACATACACCTTGACACTGTTAACAAGGCATTGTGAAATTAACAATATTACCGACACTGGTTTTGGCCAAGAGAGTCAagaaattatgataataattattcattgtgTCTGCCATCAGACAAGGGCTGAGTAGTTCTTTCACAAAAAGTTTTCCCCGAGACAATAATGTAGGGCAGACTGGTCTGCTAGAAACAATATATTGAAAATGCTTATCTAGTCAGTTCTGGATTGTGATTTTGGGGAAACCACAGGGATAGCTGAGATACTTAGGAGCGTGAGACGAACGCACTTTGTACCAATAATTAATGATGGGTTTTAATTGAAGTTTTAAAACTGTAGCTTAGCGTGTAGTAGCGTCGAATCGTGTCAGAGCGTGGTACAGTGTAGTGgttcgaactaaaggcaaatagaaacgaagcggATCTAAGCATAGGCAATTAACTAGTGCAATAGGATTTAACTAAGCCATTTACAATGAAAGTATACGATAGAAACTAATCAGAAACTAAACAACGACAACccaaagaaatgataatataaatttccACTCACTTTGGTAAGCTCCTAAGGCGATGGAATAAGAAACAGCAGTAGCGGCGATAGCGAATCTTTTATGATATAGCATTCAGTagcgattgaaacgagaacagtgcaatttgagaaataATGAAGTAATTTTAACAAAGCGCTAAGCTGTcagcaattaaaaataaccagaacaaagtaacgtaacaaaacaagaaagcggCATAGTGACAAAGCGAAAATTAAATTATCGACTAAGAAATTGacaagataaaaggcgtttcaaaagtaacacTGGATTACATACATCAATTTTCTATGTACCTGTTTGGACTGGCTGTAAaatctgttgttttctttcaccTGATTCTACAACTTCTACAGCTCTCCTGAAAAAAGTTTCAATTAAAGTTGAAAGGTAATTGAATTTGTGGTAAGTTAATCCAAAACTTTTGACATATTTTTATCCTCTAAATAGCTATGCTTTCTTACCTGCAGATATCTAATGCCTTCCTCATGTCACCAGCCATGGCTGACACCTTTCTTGCACAAAACTGAACTGCTGATGTGTCAAGAACACTGTTACCTTCTTCAACCTGTAAAAAATTAAATGCCTCATACTTATAGGGTTCACAGCTGTACTGCAAGTTACAGGCAGCATATTTTCCACCTCAGCTTACAGCCTGAGagccatgaattgaagtggaaaaacaaGGTGCCATAATTTATGGACTGAGAAAATGACTTGACTTGACTTTAAGTTTATTGTTTATACCACACTAACAAGTTAGGGGGCCACAGAGCGAAGACCATTCCTTAACCATTCTGTTAAAGATGAGGAAATAGACCCTAAGACAGCGCAGAAAGCCATAAAATCCAAGCGCAAAATCCCATCTTTAAAATGAGTGAAATTATTGATACCTCATTGCCATTGATTGACAAAGCATTTTATTTACTAACAACTTACCCCGGTTAATCTATCTTGCAAAATCTTCACAATCTGGTCTTTAGTGTATGGGGCAAAGTGAAGTAGTTTTGGCTTACCTAGAGAAACAAAAATGTAAGTGAttagaaataaaaggaaaacatATGCAAATTAACAAAATATTTATGTAAGAGCTTAATGACAGCACtaaatttttaaatattcatAATTATGCAGATAATTACATTTGGGCCTTGCTTGTAATCTGGGAAGAATCCTATCTGTAAGATCCAGAGCATTCGCTATTcctgtaaaaaagaaaagcatttattaatcataataatatttaCATTATTTCTATTAAAATAGTGGAAACTTCTGTGGATTGATACCTAAATTGTGCCGTATATAAAATTTTATATTCAAGTTGTACGTTGTCTTGATATTATGCAGTACGATTGTTACTAGGCTACACTCAGGACATGCATAGTGGAGATAAGTTGACCATGTCCTTGCAGACAAATGGCATTCTTTGTACTTTGATGTTGTGTTCAGTTTTATTAAAATTCAAGACATATAAGCCAGAGTCAGAATATCACTTTGTAACTGTTTGTGGATAACTGCCTACCCCCCCCCCTTAACACTGTGCAACACACCCCACCTCTATTGGGTTCCCGTGGCAGAACAACAATCAGCCAGTAATTTTGTCTGGTGTTGGGCAACCTGTGGCAGAACTTCAACATCCCAATTAAGCACACTTGACTACTGTGCTTGGGACAACTCCCCATGTTGGGCTACCTGTGAAGCTGAGTAACATAAGCTTCCTCCTTACCTATTAAAATGAGTTTAGATTTTGGAAGAGAAGGCAACTCAAACATGGTGTAGAGAATTTCCTGGTTCTTTGACTCAAGCTGATCCAGTTCATCCAAGATTATAATTCTatgaaattaagaaaaatttaatgaacaaaatgaatgaaaacagCAAGTAATATAGTATGCAATTTTATCCCATATTTTCGAAGGTCCGAACTTCCTTTCTTTATTAAGATATTACAAGTTATATCTGTGGTAAACAGTGATTAAGAAAAGCTTGCAATTCAATGTAGCACAAATATGATGAAAATCAAGGGCCTTTTTGTTGTAAgataaaaacttaaaatttgaacaaggcaaaaatgaaaaagtttgtAGAAATAAAATTACAGTCCTCTTCTttctcaaaatcattttcatgatGAGTGCGTAGATACCCTCAAGTCTGCAGAACCAATGGCATGGATTTACTTTAGCTACCttgcagtgttctccctaagttttagctcagcaggtaagggacaattcctgaccggtattttttaaaacaactgatatagttttagtaaacctttcaagaggttgcaggtggtaagaactgttgcttgaggtggtaaattttaccggttatcGCCTGATAAAGAGAACACTGT
Coding sequences:
- the LOC136890184 gene encoding cell division control protein 6 homolog isoform X1, translated to MPRVTRSSQRQIEFQVRKSSRTQQKANEQTINAEASDGPLNQACSISPRKRRSPPRAVERKCFTVSPKKRRSNRSKQQDVFSDPENSDPKPKLSLKYCPEETDTPPLQQKKKDKLGKTRKFISDENANCPEPKQMLSLARQDGHQYSMVRRALHSSHPENLLCREDEIAEISSFLQSHLTKGKPGSLYISGAPGTGKTACLTKIMFEMKNEIRKCQVVFVNCMALRQPQDIFRKIAVELVGEENCPAKATLKFLEEEFSSSKLTRIIILDELDQLESKNQEILYTMFELPSLPKSKLILIGIANALDLTDRILPRLQARPKCKPKLLHFAPYTKDQIVKILQDRLTGVEEGNSVLDTSAVQFCARKVSAMAGDMRKALDICRRAVEVVESGERKQQILQPVQTDGSPCKRQETPPKPKRVGISQIASVVAEVYGSRLVAGPGVEQPTIPLQQKLLICTFLLMTKERSTKEVVLGKFHDTYCKICSKRKVSQLGQEDFLGLCNILETRGLLGIKQAKATRMMKVTLKIDEKEVDYALQDKTLLSSILQEGMPTDSKH
- the LOC136890184 gene encoding cell division control protein 6 homolog isoform X2, whose amino-acid sequence is MPRVTRSSQRQIEFQVRKSSRTQQKANEQTINAEASDGPLNQACSISPRKRRSPPRVERKCFTVSPKKRRSNRSKQQDVFSDPENSDPKPKLSLKYCPEETDTPPLQQKKKDKLGKTRKFISDENANCPEPKQMLSLARQDGHQYSMVRRALHSSHPENLLCREDEIAEISSFLQSHLTKGKPGSLYISGAPGTGKTACLTKIMFEMKNEIRKCQVVFVNCMALRQPQDIFRKIAVELVGEENCPAKATLKFLEEEFSSSKLTRIIILDELDQLESKNQEILYTMFELPSLPKSKLILIGIANALDLTDRILPRLQARPKCKPKLLHFAPYTKDQIVKILQDRLTGVEEGNSVLDTSAVQFCARKVSAMAGDMRKALDICRRAVEVVESGERKQQILQPVQTDGSPCKRQETPPKPKRVGISQIASVVAEVYGSRLVAGPGVEQPTIPLQQKLLICTFLLMTKERSTKEVVLGKFHDTYCKICSKRKVSQLGQEDFLGLCNILETRGLLGIKQAKATRMMKVTLKIDEKEVDYALQDKTLLSSILQEGMPTDSKH